The following are from one region of the Accipiter gentilis unplaced genomic scaffold, bAccGen1.1, whole genome shotgun sequence genome:
- the LOC126036859 gene encoding electroneutral sodium bicarbonate exchanger 1-like — protein sequence MPLVRQSHRHHRRHSQKHREGEREKESAPTEQGYHCKSHRSPSQRVQFILRTKEDEQHIPHHLFSELDEICVKEGRDAEWKETARWLKFEEDVEDGGERWSKPYVGTLSLHSLSELRSCISNGSVLLDVCANSIEEIADMILAQQEQSTEFDEHVRAQVREVLLRKHHHQNEKTTNLLPAVCSFADVSKRQSDLHLLYKPAQTITPCPSPTAAEAKDGVTRESRAMDLSKAELHFMKKIPTGAEASNVLVGELDFLHQPIVAFVRLSPAVLLSGMTEVPIPTRFLFVLLGPEGKAHQYHEIGRSMATIMTDEVFRDVAYKAKNGADLVAGIDEFLDQVTVLPPGEWDPSIRIEPPKNVPSQEKRKMPGALDDSASHSTLEKHSGPELQRTGRLFGGLTLDVKRKAPWFWSDFRDGLSLQCLASFLFLYCACMSPVITFGGLLGEATNGHISAMESLLGASMAGVVYCLFAGQPLTILGSTGPVLVFEKILYKFCKEYTLSYLSLRACIGLWTAFLCIVLVATDASCLVCYVTRFTEEAFASLICIIFIYEALEKLSHLRDTYPVHMHSKLDFLTSYYCKCEAPTHPSNETLRFWASNKINVSGIAWENLTVTECRYLRGEFQGPACGRDGPYTPDVFFWCCILFFATFALSSFLKKFKTSRYFPTRVRSTVSDFAVFLTIVIMVLLDFVVGIPSPKLQVPHAFKPTRDDRGWFINPIGPNPWWTVLAALIPALLCTILIFMDQQISAVIVNRKEHKLKKGCGYHLDLFVVAVMLGVCSVMGLPWFVAATVLSITHVNSLKVESDCSAPGEQPKFLGIREQRVTGLLIFVLMGCSVFFTSVLKFIPMPVLYGVFLYMGVSSLRGIQFFDRLKLFWMPAKHQPDFIYLRHVPLRKVHFFTAIQLTCLVLLWTIKVSRAAIIFPMMVLALVFVRKAMDFCFSKRELSFLDDLMPERKKKLDDARNEAGEEEEVRPSEIVILDEMSQMTVWKALTLK from the exons atgccactggttaggcagagccaccggcatcaccgacgccacagccagaagcatcgggaaggggaacgggagaaggagtctgccccgacagagcagggctaccactgtaagtcccacc gttccccgtcccagcgggtgcagttcattctcaggaccaaggaggacgagcagcacatccctcaccacttgttctccgagctggatgagatctgtgtaaaagagggccgagatgccgagtggaaggaaacggcaag gtggctgaagtttgaggaggacgtggaagacggcggcgagcgctggagcaagccctacgttggcacgctgtccttgcacagcctctccgagctgaggagctgcatcagcaatgggtcggtgctgctggacgtttgtgccaacagcatcgaagagattgcag atatgatcctggcccagcaagaacagtccacggagtttgacgagcacgtgcgggcgcaagttcgagaagtccttctgaggaagcaccaccatcagaacgagaagacaaccaaccttctccccgctgtctgctcgtttgctgatgtgagcaagaggcagtcggacctgcacctcctctacaagccag cccaaacaatcaccccttgtccttctcccaccgctgcggaagctaaagatggggtgacccgtgagagcagagctatggatttaagcaag gcggagctgcacttcatgaagaaaattcccaccggggctgaagcatccaacgtgctcgtaggagagctggatttccttcaccagcccatcgtggcatttgtccgcctgagcccggctgtcctcctctcaggcatgacggaagttcccatcccaacaag gttcctgtttgttttgcttggaccagaaggaaaagcccatcagtaccatgagatcggcaggtccatggccactatcatgacggatgag gttttccgtgacgttgcctataaagccaagaacggggctgacctcgtggctggcatcgacgagtttctggatcaggtcacggtcttgccgccaggagagtgggatccatcaatccgaatcgagcccccgaaaaacgtcccttcgcag gaaaaaaggaagatgccaggagctcttgatgacagtgcttctcacagcacgctggagaaacacagtgggcctgaactgcagcggacgggaag gctctttggaggtttgaccctggacgtgaagcggaaagccccgtggttctggagcgacttccgggatggtctgagcctgcagtgcctggcgtccttcctcttcctctactgtgcctgcatgtcccctgtcatcacctttgggggactgctgggggaggcgaccaatggccacata agtgccatggagtcgctgctgggcgcgtccatggccggcgtggtgtattgcctctttgccggccaacctctcaccatcctcggcagcaccggacccgtcctggtgtttgagaagatcctctacaaattctgcaa ggaatacacgctctcctatctgtctctgcgggcgtgcattgggctgtggaccgccttcttgtgcatagtgctggtggccaccgacgccagctgtttggtgtgctacgtcacccgcttcacggaagaagcctttgcctccctcatctgcatcatcttcatctacgaggctctggagaagctgagtcacctgcgagacacctaccctgtgcacatgcacagcaagctggacttcctcaccagctacta ctgtaagtgtgaggcaccgacccatcccagcaacgaaacgctgcgtttctgggcgagcaacaagatcaacgtgtctggcatcgcctgggaaaacctcacggtgacc gaatgtcggtatttgcgtggggagtttcaaggacctgcctgtggacgcgacggcccctacacccctgacgtgttcttctggtgctgcatcctcttcttcgccacctttgccctgtcaagcttcttgaagaagtttaaaaccagccgctactttccaaccaga gtacggtccacagtgagcgactttgctgttttcctcaccatcgtcatcatggtgctccttgactttgtggttgggatcccatcgccgaagctccaggtcccccatgcgttcaag cctaccagagacgaccgcgggtggttcatcaaccccataggacccaacccttggtggacggtgttggctgcgctcatcccagctctgctctgcaccatcttgatatttatggaccagcagatcagtgccgttattgtgaacaggaaggagcacaagctgaag aaaggatgcgggtaccacctggacctttttgtggtggccgtgatgctcggggtgtgctctgtgatggggctgccctggtttgtggctgcgaccgtcctgtccatcacccacgtgaatagcctcaaagtagagtctgactgctcagctccaggagaacaacccaagtttctggggatacgagagcagagagtcactggcttgctgatctttgtgctcatgggctgctccgtcttcttcacttctgtgttaaag tttataccaatgcctgtgctttatggcgtctttctctacatgggtgtgtcgtcactcagaggaattcag ttctttgatcgcttgaagctgttttggatgccggcgaaacaccagccggatttcatctacctgcggcacgtgcccttgcgaaaggtgcatttcttcacggcgatccagctgacctgcctcgtcctgctctggaccatcaaggtgtcccgtgccgccatcatctttcccatgatg gttttggctctcgtctttgtccggaaagcgatggatttctgcttctcaaagcgagagctcagctttctggatgaccttatgccagaaaggaagaagaagttggacgatgccagaaatgaagccggagaagaagaagaggtaagg ccttctgagattgttatcctggatgaaatgtcacaaatgaccgtatggaaggctctcactttgaag